The sequence below is a genomic window from Gossypium hirsutum isolate 1008001.06 chromosome A11, Gossypium_hirsutum_v2.1, whole genome shotgun sequence.
TTTGTAAGGAAAGAAAGGAATCGTCTTATGCCCCCACTATTGATTCCGCACTCCTAGCATCATTTGGCAGAACATAGGTGTTAGATGAAAACCATCAGGGCAAAATTGAGAAAAAGTGAGAAGGTTACACTCGGTCACAGTGAAAATAAAGAGAAGAAGAAGTTAAAACTTTTGAGAAGTAGACCAACCAATTATCGGCCAAGATCCAAGCCTAGAAGTTGTCCGAATTGAAAATGGGGTATTCGATTTTAGTAAGAGAAAAAAAGGATATAAGGGTTCGACCAACACAATAGAAAAAAAGGAATCAAAGGGAAGAGAAGTGCTACTCAGGTAATCGGCCAAGTtgagaaagaggagaagaaaaaattagcaaagaagaagaagatagagGAAATTAGTATTCGGCTAAGAACAAGGGGAAATCGGCAGCACTCTTAGGAACCTTTGAGAGACTACCCGAGACCAAAAATCAGAAAGAACACAAAACAAGCTGTTTGCAAACCTGAAAAACAAGGAGAGGATTCAACACCTAGCTAGACTATGACCAAAATTTTGACGAAAAGAACTCCTCTATTCGGTCAACAACCTAACACCTACCCCTGAACACATCCCTACCAAAATCGAAACTTTGTGTGCCAttagttcaaattcggcacaaatactttcaaaccattcaaattcCCCGATTCTTCCTCAATTTCCTCCCACCCATCTCCTCAAATTCGGCTAACAACAACCCCATTCAAATATGTTCAAACTCTTGGTGTTTCagtcaaacacaacttcctcctATGACCACTAGTAAAAATATTCTCCATTTGTACAAGTAGGGATTCGAACCTTAAACCACTAGCACACTCCACACAccactatccactagaccagcaggcccattctgtcatgttTTTAACAACTTTTACTTATAACCCTACTGACCTAATATAGGGGTTTAATccttaaaagtaaaatttttgtagaAGCCAAGGCTTGAATCCATGACTTCTCAGACATTTCCAGAGCACATAACCACTAAGCCAGACATACTTTCACGTCACAAACATACACAAATAATTTTATCAGGGATTTTgagatttggggcgttacagattcaatgattattttgtaattttttgataGGTGGGAGATTCAACGCTATGTACATATTTTATTGTAATAGTTTTCTAGTACATTGGGAGCCAAGAAAGTATCTCCAGCTCAAATACCCTGTGGGTACAAGTGTTTTTTGGTGTGGTTGGTAGAGTCAATGCATTTATGCCCAATTAGCACTTTGGTGCATATATTGGTGTGTTGCCAGATTGGTTCATGTATATTTCCTCAAATCTAAAATGCAACTAGAACAAAGATAACGAAACATGATTATTCGATATATTTATAAAACAAGATACAAATACCCTAAGGGTGCATCAATACTTTAATATATGTACAAAGAAAATGAATTACGATAAATCTGGAAAAAATAGCAGATAATACTAGTTAAAACACCCTGAAAGTGAATTATGTGGTTTGAAATAGAATGTGACTTGAcaaaattagatgatttattgatattatgACTAGCGATATGAACTATTTAACTACACTGGAatacaatatataaaaatgaatatgAAGGCTCGTTGACCTAGTTGAATACCCTGAAGGTAAATTAGCTTTAAGGTTAACCTAGTAAGAGTTCAATTGTATCTATAGAAGTGAAATATGATTTAGGTAATATTATTGACTTTTGCAACTTAAAATGGATTTGAAATACAAATGATTTAAGgtaaagtttatatttatatttgtaaatgatttGATTTGTTGATGTGTTATAATGTTACATTAGTATGCCTTTCTGCTTAATATCGATGTGTATTGCAATGAAATTATGTTAGCAtcattgatgtaacaccccaaactcggcttaGACGCTATAGCCAAATCTGGAAGGttatattaataaattgaaaCTTTTGACAATTACTTTTCTAACTAAACTTATTTTGAAAATCTTATAGTTGAAATTATATATCTTTGGTAAGAATGTCTATCATAAAATTGCGTGagagatttttaaaatatttacttataaacttaacTTTATAAAACCATCACGCTTTAGTTGCTTGTTTTGTAAAACACGTTTTCAAATAAAAACTTTGCAGCGAAATAAATTCTTAAATtcgtttaactttgaaaattgttcatttgattcataaTATCAGAAACCGTGccaaattttaaataacaaactaattaaaacatttttcaaatcACGAAACCAAAGTAAATGTCTGAAAAAATAAAACAGTCCGATAGTCCATAAACTCCAAAGTAAAAGTTTCTGAACGAATTAAAACAGCAAACCGAACTGATCTATTGAGCATGGCCAAACCCTAAGTCTGAGGATCACctaaaaaattttatgtaacaccctaaactcagcCCAAACAAAAAGACCAAATCTAGGACGTCACATTAAATTACCAGAAAATAGACATACTTAAGGCAAGTTTTACAATCCATAATTAAACcataaaattatttgttatttgaaAACATACTTAAATCTTCAAAACTTAAATACAACTTCAAGACATAGGTTCACACACACAAATACGTATTTAATAAGTCCGATAGATAACAGAGTCCCACGTCCACCGGTCGTTTAATCCTGTGAGTTCCCTGTAATTTAATCAATCAATTAGTGTGTTGTAGAGTGGAATTTAACATAATAGATTAGCCTATGAATAAGAGCTTAGATGTTATGGAGGGTTCAGATAACAATTCGGTCTTATCAGTCAGATTAACAACCTTAAACAGTTTCAGACATTAAACAGTCCTGAATCAGTTACAAATGCACGAATATTCCAAATACGATAGTAATACATATGTCATACGAACATAGATACAGACCCGATCCCCTATtctatccgctacacaccatctcaaTACACCCTACATACCAATAGGTATATAATACTCATCCATCCTTGCACACCTCATAGTGTCGATATGACACGTTGCAGTGTTTACAGTCTTAATGCCTGGTCAGATAATATCGTAGGTAGTTTGACCACCAATTCATTACAGAATACTTCCTTTAAATCATAACTCCCGTCCCATATAGATGcagaaaagataaaaaatatcaATACATATTTCAAATGCAGATCGTATAGCTCAATACAGTGATATATATCTTACAAATAGTCCACGCTCGCCTCGTACAATAATTACGGCATTACTGAAGATGACAATTTGGGCTCACACACCCAACGGTGGCCAGTCTCACTCCACACGCTAtagcacatggctgtgtggtcaCCCGTGTGCCCTAATTATCAAATCAatgactcacacggcctaggcacacgcccatgtgctagtcCGTGTACCTCACATGGCtcgacacacgtccgtgtcccctGCCCATGTGACTCCAAATCTAAACTCAGGGAGTTACACGGCttgaacacacgcccgtgtgtctcgcTTGAGTGGCCCCTGCACCTCACTTCTCACACACGGTCTAACACACGGCTATGTAACCTACCCATTTGACCCACACAGCTTGCACACACGacataccaaatcaaccatttTATATATCCGTAAACCATAAACACAAAAGACTTATACATGTTAACATTTCCATTTCCATACATGATAACATAATTCAagtatgaactaaaacatgtcacacgtagccattttcaagccatcatCATCATGCCAAGATAATCTTATAAACAAACACTTTAAAGTAAACAAAATCACATAACTTGGTGAAAACTAACATAGCTTTCCAAGGTTCTGGTGGCAGAAAAAAAGCTAGCAAGCTGGTTTACATTGGTGCTCGTGGAAAGATCTATGTGTGCCAAAGAATGATGGAGGGATGGGATTTACGGATCTATCAAAATTCAACATCGTGTTATTAGCAAAATAAGGATGGAGATTGATGGCAAATTCTATCTATTTATCGACAAGACTAATCCGTGCAAAATATTACTGGGATTTCAATTTTCTCGAAGTTCCACTAGGTTCTAATCCATCTCTAATATGGCGCAATATTTGGTGTTCTAAAGCCTTGTTAAAATCAGGTTTCGGATGGAGGATTGGATCGGGGTTATCTGTTTCAATTTGGAAGGATTAACGGTTACCAAGGGATCAAAACAAAAGGGTCATCACAGCTCCAATGACAGAGCTGAGTCGGGTTAGTGAACTGCGATTACTTGAGACCAAATCATGGAATATTGACTTAATTCATGGGAtatttagtgatgatgaaatgcGACGATGTAATGTCTGCGTTTAACTCGGGGTTATGTACAGTGATGGATAGGGTCAAGAACtagtgtaattttttttaaatataataaattagaaTTTTGTGTATTAAATTAGGAAGTATTTAGATccaataagaaattaaaaatactcATTAGGTAGGAAAATTTTACATAGATACAttgactaaattgatagaataaaGAATTTATTGTGGCCAAAGTAGGAAAAATAATAAGTTAGGAGATATATAGTAGTAGAGGAAATGAAGGAAGGATCAAGAAAAAATTTAACCAAAGTGTTGTATGAGTCATACTAGGAAATATAAAAGATGAGGAAAGACAAAATGGTAATTATTAGGTGTAATGATGATGGGTAAAAGTAAAAAGATGGATGGCTTAAGGACTTAGTAACTtgaccattttaattaaaaaggcgAGATATTTTAGTGGAATGGTGTAGAAAGTGagagaaaagatgaaaatatatCATCTTTTCACAAGCCAAACCGTCACTTCTTTCCCCCAAGTTTTATCcaacttttcttttaattccCTTCATGTCCTTTCTCCATTGTTGAACCATTCAAACTTcaaacctttctttttctttgaaatttctttAGTAAAAACTAAAGAGAAGGCTAGTGAGCAACTTTATTTCATGAGAAAATTTCCATAGATGGGTTAAAATAGAGAAAATCATGAGTTAGAGTTTTGGGTGTTCAAAGAGCTAGGATAAGAGATGATGAAATTATCATaacatacatgtttatttttattaaatagtatAGGAAAGTCACTTGATTGTggtttttaacatataaatgttatatgttttatatgaaattgaagagaaagaaaagaaaggagatgacctaattgaagaaaaagggaaaaagaaggttAAGGagtgagaaaaaagaaaatacataatacatcatctcaacctttttgttgtaagtactacaatatttttaaattatttttatttaaatgtttatattgTGATATGAAATTACTTAGAATAGAAATGTTAAGTATATATAATTCTAAATAGATAATTAAAGGGGATTAAATTATGGAATTATGATATTTGTAAGAAAATTATAGATGGAGAATATGAAATGGCATATTTGTTTGAACACTAAGTAAGGATGTTGTCGTAAAAGAATATGTATGAAAAAGGTATGATATTTGTGATTTGTGAAATGGAGACTAAATTGTAGATGATGGAGAAATATGAAAGCTTTTCCAAAATACTTATGTAAAGTacttaaatgtatgaaattcagctttaatgcccaagtagatgGAATTTAGAACTATTAAGATTTAGTGGCACGCCATTAAGGGACCTTAGCGCGCTCTCcgattattagcacattagtgctctctgtttagcacatTCGTGTtctctgtatagcactttagtgctctttgtttaatagtgcataataatgcatcTCTATATTTGTTCCGTATATCCAATGTGTTCTATAAAGTCTACTCTAGACTAAGAATATGAGTTGTGAATAAAAGTGAATCATCAATGTGTTGAAGTAAGTTTGATAACTTAAAAAAtctaagttaaatttgattaaagtAAGGTATAGTTGAAGAAACTTGTATgtgtgtaaatatatatttaatgaataagtttaaaatattatgttattattcatttaccTATTTATTCTTGTAGTGCTTACTAAGCCTTCACTGGCTTAACGTGTAGGTACAGGTAGACTCGAAGAGATAGAGTTGGGCTAGGAgatctctcatctcatcacatcctcaAGGGCTTCAAAAGTAGGTatcatattttgaattaaaacggCATGTACATAAGTAGATCAAATTTGTTTCCATGTGTTAGGGACTAAAATACAAACTCTTGAAAACTTTATCTATTTTGGTTTTACTTGAAGTATTTTGATtctatatgaaatgaattattgaaaCTATAAGTATGTTTGTAAATTAGTTTTTTAATGCGATAATTGTGATCGATTTGGAGttgtttttaagtattttaaacgcATGTTAAATTGATCTTAAGTGTTGAGTTGAATCCAATATATTGCAGGAGGTTTTAGTgaacttttaaattaatttttgccaaattttacccaaggtatcgataccttttgttttggtatcgatatttttttccCTCTTTTAAGTAGAAACAGTGTTAAAATCATTTCCAAACATAATCTAACATCCAATAATGACCCCACACgtatatttattaatatgtttttttttgttaaataagtttaaatgctatgtataaatgtttaaatCAAATAGTGTCTAACTAAAACTATTTTGACACCAAATGTAATAGTCTTATACAAGGTCTGTACGATGAGACCGGATATAGAGGTGTTACAGACGAATTGTAAGTATTCTTATTCCTCAAAATGATCAACCTGATAAGTTGATTtggtttcatgaaaaatttgggaTTTATTCAGGCAAGAGTGTTACATAGCCCTTATTAGTCTCCAAATGGTGATATGTTGAACCAAAAGTAgtacaaaaaaaatttgaagtttacAATGTCCAACAAAAATCAAGATTCTAGTGTGGAAGTTTGTTCGAAATTTCGTTCCAAATTTTGAGAACTTGCATTTTCGAAGAATGATAGTTGATAATCGCTGTTTACGTTACCGTGATCACAGTGAATCTAATATCCATATAGTTCGCGATTGTTGTTTAGCTAAACAAGTATGGATGAATTTAAACTATCATTGGCCAAATTCAGTTGCAGATTTCAGTTTTAATGAGTGGTTAAACTGGCTCCGTGAAAATTCAGGTAGTGGCAGCAGAAAAGAAATTGCAATTTCAATATGGGCTATTTGGTACTCTCGCAATAAATTTGTTCATGAGAAAATAACACAGACAACGGACGAAGTAGTTACCTTCATTAAGGGTTTCAGCATGGAACATCGAGAGTTGTCATCAAATCTTCAACATCCCAAACCCAGGGGTATGATCTGCTGGAATCCCCCTCCAACGGGTTGGGTAAAGTTAAATGTGGATGCCGGTTTCTCGATTGTAAGACAGAAAGCGGTATTGAGTTTCATTATCAAAAATGAAGAGGGTAATATTTTGGGTTCAGAGTTTCGAGTTCATCACCTTGTAAGGACAGTAGCTTTAGCTGAAGCTATCGCACTGTTGCATGGTGTTCAGTTTGCATCGGAGATGGGCTTCCGATACGTTATTGCTGAAAGTGACTCCAGACTGGTCATTAACAAAATCAACTCAAAAGAGGACAACTACTCAGAAACTCGGCCGCTTACCTGGGATCTGGAAGCTTCGACTAGGAACTTCTCCGAGTGTCGTTTCCAGTTTGTCGCGCGCGAGGGAAACTCTGTTGCTCATGCAATGGCGGAAGAGGGTTTACGGAGGTTAGAAGACTGTTTTTGGGTTGAAGATGCTCTAGTGAAAGCTTCTGATTTAGCAGCCTCCGATCGTCGCTCCCACCGGCCACCATAGACAACAAATTTACTCTGTTTTTTTTTAGATTGGGGATATTTGTTTCATCTAGTAATGCAGACCTCAATCTCCTTCCTGACGTTTCTGTTTGAGGGGAAGGTCTTACCGCCATTTAGTTTCTTCTCTGTGGGCATCTGAAACAAATCTGTATAGGAAATTTCCAGATTTCTTTTCCTGTTTTAAGGATCCTTTTTAAGATATTTTGTTGTTTAACACTTCATTCATATTATAAATTGTtcctatttataatattttcttttttacttctAAAGATTAAATTACAATATATGAAGTAATTTATATAAATCACTGTGACTTGTTGtattgaaattaatatttttaaatatttcattgataaaaaagcaattaaaaaattaactatatcaatatatgtaacatGAGCTTACAAAAATTAGtatctaattattaataaatttattttatcatttttaagtttgttttgtataataaaagaataaatacaaaaattatgcataaattctgacacaatttataatattatacatcaatttaatttaatatatttgtgTACTTTtcgttaaataatattaatttacaataaaaattaaaaaattatttaatatattaccaGCAAAATTAAGGGTCATTGTTTTTTTCACTGCATTGTACTTTActaattaaataagttaacaattgttttgaaaattaatttaattttatccaaattattaattatttatatttaaaaaatacgtattgaaaattattgaaaaaaataaacaaaatatatttaaataaatacacaTGAACAATCCttttaaaacacaataatttctTATTTGGACATAAAAGgctaaataattattgaaataaaaaaacaattaaaaaaataaagaatttggaAGCAATTACATGAGAAGTCAAAATGTATAGAAATTTAATGAGGTGTTATGTAAAAAGCATTGGACCCACTTCACCAAATCACCCAACAAACCCCTCCTAGACTTCATCAAATGattatttacatattatatatataataatataaataaaatttatcaaaggatttaaaaataatttttatatataatattgagGAATATTGGtaaacttaaaatattaataatgaaatttaaataattttataataaattttgatcatataaatatttatattatatttaaaattattcataacgtCTTCTAACTtataaataagataataataaattttagtacacttgaatttatattttcttatattaacaataataaccGTGCGTTGCCGGTTGAGTGATCATTGGATTAAGAGATTGTTGGctgtatatttttttaattttaaatattaataattaattataaatatgaaaacATCAATATCTAATATAGCTTTCGGCCACCAACCCCTGTATATTGCTTCTCTGATTccaagacatatatatatatataatatactcACCAACCCACCCACCTTCGAACATGATATAATTTATGAAcaataaaaaaaggtaaaaccTCTTTTCAGTCCCTCTCAATTTTGATTTTAAGCAAATTGGTCTCTTTAAAAAAATCAGAGCAATTTGATCCTTTTAATTTCGAAAGTAAGCAACGAATGACAATTAATCATAGTATTAATATTTTTCGTcaaattgtacataattttaattattatagtaataaatttagCACTCAAAGTTTATACATTCTATCAAGGTTGTCactatttaacaaatttagctcacaacattcatataaatgtgtaaatattgtgAGCTAAATTCGTTGTTATACTgatcaaaattatataaaattgacGGAAGATGTTAATATCattattaattgtttttagttactcacttttaaaattgacaggATCAAATTGTTCCAATTTTTTTAGAGggatcaatttgttcaatttcaaaattgagaagGGATGAGAGGtctttttacccaaaaaaaattgacagaattgaattaaaaaaataatcacctaaaaagtaattgaattatgatataaatatttataaaaaattaaatataaaacgtatatataaatatatcataataatgcaataaaattaataatttattactccaaaaaattattaatttattaaaatacttaGAGTCATTAAAAATTCCACAATCATGACCATATttcttaaaagtaaaattttaaattaaaaaataaataaattttgcaaatttatgagattatttttttttgttaatttctttaCTGACGTGGTTTCAAGGCCTTTATTTGaggttaaatttgctattagtCCCTACATGATGTGTAAATTATGAGTTTAGTCTATATATTCTAATTTAGTCCACTTTGCTATTTATCCTAACCCAAACAATGGTAATTAAATttattaggttaaattctactattaatttCGTACTATacataagttgtggatttaatcctactcttcaatttgattatttttaatccctatacaaattttaaagttttagtcATAACTTAAATAGTAGTTATTAAACTCGTAAATTAAAATAACATGATTTTTCTATTAATAACAAGTAAATATGACAATGcacatgtgataatttatttaataacaaGTTAATATAACAATGcacatgtgataatttatttatCGTGCAGGTAAAATTTaacttaacaaatttaataattattatttatatcgaatctaatttttttaaattaaaaataatcaaattagtcTTCATGTCCCATACTTGTTGGAAGCATGACTTTCCAACCATCTCATATGTGGTCCCCCTCCTTAATAGTGTGtttataaaaaggttaaaatatgctatagatttatatacacttcacaaatttataatttaatttatatacttttattttttagaatttagttcctctatttttcaaattttaaaatttaagttcaactgtcaacactattaatttttattgttaaattggttggtatgacattttaaaataaagaaaaaaaactcatttgatagcaatataactaaaaaaataacattgtaatgaatctgaatttaataGATTAATTTTAACATGTTAATAGttggacttaaattttgaaatctgaaatataaatggactaaattccaaatttacgaAGTTTACaaggacttatgacatattttaaccataaAAAATGGTATATGGATTACATCTGCAACTTAGTAATAATGTAGGGACTAATAGAAGAATTTAACCATTATTTAAACGTCGGTAGGTAGTACTACTTTGGCTATAAATAAGTAATTCCTTTCTCTCACAAATCGTGCGGTATCTTTCCTTCTTCCACTGAATCTCCTCTTTTCCCTATATTTTCTCTCTCCGGTTCCATCTCCGTTCTCTACGGTACTGTCCGTTTCCTGCTTTCCTTACAGTCGCCACTGTTTTCACATTTACTATGTATCCATTAATGAACTGCCTCTcttgttgagttttttttttttctttcaaaatctttatAAATATATACGTTTTTCATTGAGATCTATCGTTAAAGCGTCAGCATTTCAACTGTAAAACTTGTTTTCTTTTCTGGGTTTTCATTATCATTACTTAAAATTCCTTCCTTTAACTTGTTCTCGTAAAGCATTAATCAGTGTTCATAATTGTAGTGTTTAATTATTGATTTCTTGATATAGATCTAATGTGAATTGAGCATTATCTTATCTTAAAACATCTAGATCTGCATATTGTTTGGTAATTTACATTAGTTAGTAGGCTAAAACTTCAATTCACATGAACTTTTGATCTGATTCAATGTTGCTTAtcatttatatttgatttttatgtaatgaagctgaattttgtgttttttttttcagaaatggCTTCCCACATTGTTGGCTATCCCCGTATGGGACCAAAGAGAGAGCTTAAGTTTGCTTTGGAATCATTTTGGGATAAGAAGAGCAGTGCTGAAGATTTGCAGAAGGTTGCAGCTGATCTCAGGTCAGCTATTTGGAAACAAATGGCTGATGCTGGGATCAAGTACATTCCTAGCAACACTTTCTCTTACTATGACCAGGTGCTTGATGCCACCTCTATGCTCGGTGCTGTTCCACCGAGATATGGTTGGAACGGTGGTGAGATCGGATTCGATACTTACTTCTCCATGGCTAGGGGAAATGCCTCTGTGCCTGCTATGGAAATGACCAAGTGGTTTGACACTAACTAGTAAGTTGCCATTCATGGT
It includes:
- the LOC107954827 gene encoding uncharacterized protein, producing the protein MIVDNRCLRYRDHSESNIHIVRDCCLAKQVWMNLNYHWPNSVADFSFNEWLNWLRENSGSGSRKEIAISIWAIWYSRNKFVHEKITQTTDEVVTFIKGFSMEHRELSSNLQHPKPRGMICWNPPPTGWVKLNVDAGFSIVRQKAVLSFIIKNEEGNILGSEFRVHHLVRTVALAEAIALLHGVQFASEMGFRYVIAESDSRLVINKINSKEDNYSETRPLTWDLEASTRNFSECRFQFVAREGNSVAHAMAEEGLRRLEDCFWVEDALVKASDLAASDRRSHRPP